From the Musa acuminata AAA Group cultivar baxijiao chromosome BXJ3-1, Cavendish_Baxijiao_AAA, whole genome shotgun sequence genome, the window ATCTTTCTCCAATCGAACTATTTCTGGTGTTTCCATAGTGATTATTATCTGCTTCATTCCTTGTCTTAGAAGACTACAAGCGAAGCTGCAAGAGATCACAAAACAAAAATTACATATAGATACAAACCCAATGCACATGCCAGTTAGTCTAAGCACAGATTACATACCCAATATTGATGGCTGTCTCCATCTTGTCACCTGTCAGTACCCATATTTTTATTCCAGCTTGAGCTAGTTTGTCAATGCATTCAGGTACCTGTGGACCAGTTACAAATTACCAAAATTATGAAATGATAATAGAAGCTGTTAATAACTCGAGAACCTTATACCCACTCCATTTTGCAGTTTGTCTTCAACAGCCGTGGCACCAAGAAGAATCAAGTTCCTTTCAATCAAATCTGCAGCTTCCTCGATCCTTTCATCTCGATCTGCACTGACTAAATTCTTGGCTGCCGTGaccttcttgttgaaatttgtgtATTCCTCTTCATCAATCTCACGACATGCAAGAACCAAGGTCCTTAAACCTGCATCAGCATATTCATTGATTTGCTCCTTGGTCCTTTCCTCAAACTCTCTCCCATCTTTTGCAAGCCTCTCAAACATTACACTGAACATGTAAGCAGTATAATTAGTAAATATTCTACATTCTACACACAGGTTTCCACAAAAATGGATGGGATAAGAAATGGAAAAAAATTTTGGCAACCTACAGACCTGTCAGCACCTTTGCTAAATAGAAGTAACTTTCCTTCTTCATCTTGAACTATAACTGACATGCGCTTCCTGGAGCTACTAAACTCTAAGATATTTAGTAGTCTATATGTCCTGACAGAAAGAACATTCTGCTATAAGCTTATATTAATTAGAATGTTGATGATACAGAGTATATTGTGCAAGACTTCAAAATATTCTCTTACCTATCAATTTGTTTGCCTGACAATGGATCCATTTCATGCAGATAGATGCTTGTCTGTGTCCTGCGGTAAAACTCAAAGCCTATTTCCCTTGCGGCAACAACAAAGGCAGCTTCATCAGGTGACTCAGCTTCATATGAAATTTTGCCTGTTTCCTCATCCACATCAGGTATGACGGTATGGCAGATGGCCAATAGTTGAAAAAATTTCTGTATGATGTCAGACTGAGGCTCACTAATCCAACTGCCATTCATGATACGTTCATCACTAAAATTGAAACCCTTTATGGCCGGTTTTGTATCCACATGATTTTCCTCATCATGTTGTGCAGCATCTAGCCTACTAATCATTGGTGAGCCTTTTCTTCTAGCCATTGCTCTCTCAACCTCGGTCGCCCCATGCCCATAAGCAGTTCCAGCTATTGAGCACTTAATGAACTCCATTGAGTTACAAGTAAGCGTTCCCGTCTTATCCGAGAGGATTGTATCTACTTGACCTAGCTCCTCATTCAAGTTCGATGTTCGAGCACGAGCAGGCTTGTCTGATTCCTCATGGTACATTTTAATATCTTGGTTCATAAAAATGCTCTGCAAGATCTTGACTATCTCTATCGAAACATATAAAGAAATAGGAATGAAATAACCATACAACATCATGGCTGTCAAAAAGTGCAACACTGCTGCAGTAGGTGCTTTCTTAGCATCAAAGTAGATAACAGAATCATCAGGTCTAAGATACCATCTTTTCATCTCTCCATCTAAATCATTATTCGTTGATATGCCAAAGAAGATTGAACCAATTAATGAGATAAGCACCAGGGAGGACAGTAGAAGGTATATAATCTTGTCCAACTTCCTCTCAATTTTGCTTCTTTTAGATGGGGGGCTTGTGGCATTCTGCATAACCTTTGTGTCATGACCTGTGAAAACAACAGCTCCATATATGTAGTCAGTGTTTCGCAACTTTGAATCCCTAAGAAGAAGTTGTTGAGGTGTGAGAGGGCATTGTTGGTCTTCATAGTCCATGCTTCCAACAAAAGTGTAGAGGTTTGCATTTGGATCTTCACATTTGATTATTGCTCTGTAATTGTGAAAATCAGAGTCTGCTTGTAAATCTGAAGTTACCTCCAACGATTGTTTCAGTTTCAAGTTTGTTTCGCCATCAAGGTTTGTGGTCTCAACATAACATATTGCATCATCATAACTGGAGGAAAGCAAAATGAGGTCCGCAGGGAAGAACTCATCCTTCTCCACCTTCACAATGTCACCAACTCTAAGACTCTTCCATTCTGTGTAATCAAAATTGCCATTTCCGTGATGTATTTTCACCTTTCTATTGTTCACCTCGATGTCCTGTACAGAAGGAATTGTTAAGCATCAGTTAGTTGAAATGATGGTATCTTAGACCAACTAATCCACAATGTAAAAAGGCCTGGAACAAACTTGACCATATGGCAAatctcctttcctttctttttattAGGACAGCAATAGTTAAATCCGAAGAACTAATGTTAAACCTCTCTCCTTGTATTCTTTTAAACCAAACCGAGTTTTTAGTCTCAACAAAAGAGGTCCTTTTGGTGATAAAAGCTAGGTCACAAAATCTAcctaattcaagatcatgattgatGAACAATAGTGGTTATTTTTACATCCAAATGCCTAAAAAGAAATGATTTTCACTATTTTTTTGGAAATAATATAACTATCCACACAAATTTCTGGAACCTTCAGCACATGACCGTTCAATATGAAGCCTGAATAACCATCTACCTTTCACAAGAGTACCTCCTTTATGATATTATAGTTATCCAATTTCGGTAATTATTTGAAGCATTTGAGGATGTTGTCTACTTTGTTGAATCGGAAACATGTATGTAAAAGAACAGTGCTCTCTGGATCATGTAGCAGATTGGATTGCTGCCGATGCAGTCTTTAATTTTTCATGACTACTAATTAGGTAGCCAGCATAATTGCATAGACCCATGATGGCTCAACATAACATTTGCAATTATAATACAAGTCATAGTTATTTTCCTGAAACAAAGAAGAGAGTTAGAAAACCAACCTGCTGGTATCGCCTCCAGTCCTCAATGCCCTCCTTCAACATGGTCGCCCCGATCACCAGAACCAGAGGGGCAACCGCACTCAGGGGGGTGTATGGAGCCAATGGAGTAAACGAAAGGCATCCTGAAACTAGAAAATACATGTTGGCAACTCTCCTGAACTGCTCAAACAAGGACTTGGGCAAGAAGGTAGCCAAGGTATACTTGGTGGTGGAAACATAATTGGATCCGTAATTTAAGTTGGTAGCCTCGAAGCAATCAGGGTCATTGGCAAAGACCACACGGGAGAATCCCGGGCTTCCGATCTGAGCATGATCTTCGTTGAACCTCAACCTACCGCAAGTTGCAAAGCTGTATAATTTACTGAGGTgaagcttccttcttcttcttcttcttcttccagtcATTTCCTCTTGTATTGCGAAATCGCCAAAGTCCAAATAAAGAAGCTACGCCAAATACAACCACCAAGGAATGTCCAGCTCGGGAGAAATCAAATCCCCCCGCTACCAAAAATCTCAAGATCAAGGGAGGAGGAAGTCCCAAAGTGGAGGCTTCCTAAAGAAACGAGcggcaaagaaaagaagaagaagaaaggaaaaacgATCCCTGCTTTCAATTCACTGACACAAATTTAAACCCCGGTTCCCGGGAACAAAAACCTCCTAGAGAAGACCATCCTTTGATGAACTTTTCGAGCTGTCGCAACCCACGTGCCGGGCTGCAAGCAGCTGGAAAAGAAGGGAGAGCCCAGAACGCAGGGGGGAGATATCGGAAGAACAAGGCCAAAAAAACTTGATAAAAATCCCACCTTTCTTGCACCTTCGCACCTAAAATTCCACAAACAGCTGGAATGATTGCTCCTCTTTGATCCAGCGAAACAAACCCCAGGGATCAGGGCTTATCTGCTACGTGAGACATTTGGCTTTGGATGCTCAAGGACACGAGTGGTTTTCTCGGACATCAACGTTACAGTAGAGGACGCCAGCGGTTTGACTTGGGACCGAACTGGGAATCGCTTCGCCGAGAGGGACACGAGGAGACGATGGATTAAGCCGCACGAAAATCACAAACCCGGCAGGAGACCGACACCGAATCGCAATGAACACCCGAGCTTTGGAAGCTGAATCCGATACGGCCTTCTAGAAGGCCAATTGGCCCACGTCCAGAGCGGTCACAGGCGTGAATCCAACGAGAAATCGGAATCCTTCACCGACGCCTCCCCCATTCCGAAGCTCTGTTTCTtattctactctctctctctctctctctctctctctctctcgcccgcCACGCCCAGGGGAGACGGAGAAGGATGGCGAAGCGAAATGAACCGCATTTCTGCTTCGTACAAAGAATTGGGCGCACGTAAAAGCTTCAACTTGCTAAGAGTCGACTGACTCGAAAGGAAAGGAGGATTGTTTTCAGATTTAGTGGGAAGAGGAAACTTTGAGTCTGGACAGAGAGGCTAAGTAGATTCACTGTTTTCATGTTGTGTGCAGATTTGTGGCAGGTAAATGGACCTTTCCAGCTTTTCTTTAAACTTCTATTCCGTTCATATTCTTTTGCTGTCTTTCTTGCCGAAGACTTTTCATCAAAGGTCTCATAACAGGAAAgaacaagaaatatatatatatatatacatataggaaCATCTAGAAATTAATGTTGGTGCCATTTTGTTGCAGCGTTGGACAACATGGAATCTACTTTCATATCTCCAGTTGATATGATGGCTTTcttgttttttcttaaaaaagAGACATTAAATTAGAGGTATTTTTTTTCATACTTTccaaacaatatttttattttttgtcataaTCTCTAAAACATCCTTCCTTAagtttattcaaaaatattatgatcattcaAAACTCAATGTTatcttatattaaaaaaaatattattattcttatttacTTAGGAACAAAAAAATCAATTAGAAGACTTGTATGTCAATTTTATATGAAGGGCGTATTTAAGGATACAGTTCACATTCTATGGATCAATCCATCCATTAAAAATGACAAGACTGATTGTTATAGTTATGTCTTATTACAGATATTTTAGAAAATATGACAAAAATGGGTAGATTAAGAAGATATATTAAAATGATACCTAttgggaaataaaaaaaaaaataacttttttCTCAAAAATTCATCCCTTCAATTAAAAGAGTTTACGGTAATGTCCTCTCTCTTAACTCGTCATGGTTGAGGTCGAAACAAGTTTCATCGAGAGTATCTACCATAGGTGCAATTTCCTACTCCTTAGTACCAAGGAGTACAAATGAACAGGAGATCATTGAATGCACCCTTTTATGATAATTAAATCATTCACACGTATCAAGAGCATCTTCCCCACCAAGAGAAGCTTCCAACTCCGGGAATGAGTTTATAGATTCATTATAATGGCTAGATCTCGCTGTACGACTAATAAAATGGAGTCGTCTACAATCCTGCTTAAACTAAAGAGATTGGAAACTTGGAGCCCAAGCAGATGGGGCGGAGGTCAAACAAGACGACCATTTCGCCAATCATCGTGGCATTTGATCGCTTGATCCACCGATTTCTAGGTCCCTCTGTTCTTGTTGATCCAACTTTGACCTATGCGAGCCCGAGGGATCTCCCCGACCCTCCACCTCCTGCCTCAACCTTCCCCTCTCGGCGACCGCAATCTGAGAGAGCCAAATGGGCGAACCGGTCGTTCTGCGTTGCTTCGGGTGACAGGTGGGGGGAGAAGTGGTTCTTCGATGTGAAGTCAGCTTGGACGTAACGAAGTGgaaatcttgaacatcacaagtttTGAACATCTAAATCGAGTGAAGAGTTGACTTTACGCTA encodes:
- the LOC103992487 gene encoding putative phospholipid-transporting ATPase 9 isoform X2, with the translated sequence MTGRRRRRRRKLHLSKLYSFATCGRLRFNEDHAQIGSPGFSRVVFANDPDCFEATNLNYGSNYVSTTKYTLATFLPKSLFEQFRRVANMYFLVSGCLSFTPLAPYTPLSAVAPLVLVIGATMLKEGIEDWRRYQQDIEVNNRKVKIHHGNGNFDYTEWKSLRVGDIVKVEKDEFFPADLILLSSSYDDAICYVETTNLDGETNLKLKQSLEVTSDLQADSDFHNYRAIIKCEDPNANLYTFVGSMDYEDQQCPLTPQQLLLRDSKLRNTDYIYGAVVFTGHDTKVMQNATSPPSKRSKIERKLDKIIYLLLSSLVLISLIGSIFFGISTNNDLDGEMKRWYLRPDDSVIYFDAKKAPTAAVLHFLTAMMLYGYFIPISLYVSIEIVKILQSIFMNQDIKMYHEESDKPARARTSNLNEELGQVDTILSDKTGTLTCNSMEFIKCSIAGTAYGHGATEVERAMARRKGSPMISRLDAAQHDEENHVDTKPAIKGFNFSDERIMNGSWISEPQSDIIQKFFQLLAICHTVIPDVDEETGKISYEAESPDEAAFVVAAREIGFEFYRRTQTSIYLHEMDPLSGKQIDRTYRLLNILEFSSSRKRMSVIVQDEEGKLLLFSKGADSVMFERLAKDGREFEERTKEQINEYADAGLRTLVLACREIDEEEYTNFNKKVTAAKNLVSADRDERIEEAADLIERNLILLGATAVEDKLQNGVPECIDKLAQAGIKIWVLTGDKMETAINIGFACSLLRQGMKQIIITMETPEIVRLEKDGNKEAIVKALKDSIIHQINEGKKLLSSSSTESFALIIDGKSLGYALEDDVKDMFLQLAIGCGSVICCRSSPKQKALVTRLVKAGTHKVTLAIGDGANDVGMLQEADIGVGISGAEGMQAVMSSDVAIAQFRFLERLLLVHGHWCYRRISSMICYFFYKNITFGVTLFLFEAYASFSGEPAYNDWVLSLYNVIFTSLPVIALGVLDQDVSARFCLKFPMLYQEGVQNVIFSWLRIFGWMFNGICSASIIFFFCTSVLQHQAFRKSGEVIDLGILGATMYTCVVWVVNCQMALYINYFTLIQHILIWGSIAVWYLFLLVYGAITPTITTTAFMVFIEGLVPAPSYWIVTLFVVVAALIPYFTYSAVQMRFFPMYHNMIQWIRYEGWADDPEYCQAIRQRSVRPTTVGVSARLDVKP
- the LOC103992487 gene encoding putative phospholipid-transporting ATPase 9 isoform X1 encodes the protein MTGRRRRRRRKLHLSKLYSFATCGRLRFNEDHAQIGSPGFSRVVFANDPDCFEATNLNYGSNYVSTTKYTLATFLPKSLFEQFRRVANMYFLVSGCLSFTPLAPYTPLSAVAPLVLVIGATMLKEGIEDWRRYQQDIEVNNRKVKIHHGNGNFDYTEWKSLRVGDIVKVEKDEFFPADLILLSSSYDDAICYVETTNLDGETNLKLKQSLEVTSDLQADSDFHNYRAIIKCEDPNANLYTFVGSMDYEDQQCPLTPQQLLLRDSKLRNTDYIYGAVVFTGHDTKVMQNATSPPSKRSKIERKLDKIIYLLLSSLVLISLIGSIFFGISTNNDLDGEMKRWYLRPDDSVIYFDAKKAPTAAVLHFLTAMMLYGYFIPISLYVSIEIVKILQSIFMNQDIKMYHEESDKPARARTSNLNEELGQVDTILSDKTGTLTCNSMEFIKCSIAGTAYGHGATEVERAMARRKGSPMISRLDAAQHDEENHVDTKPAIKGFNFSDERIMNGSWISEPQSDIIQKFFQLLAICHTVIPDVDEETGKISYEAESPDEAAFVVAAREIGFEFYRRTQTSIYLHEMDPLSGKQIDRTYRLLNILEFSSSRKRMSVIVQDEEGKLLLFSKGADSVMFERLAKDGREFEERTKEQINEYADAGLRTLVLACREIDEEEYTNFNKKVTAAKNLVSADRDERIEEAADLIERNLILLGATAVEDKLQNGVPECIDKLAQAGIKIWVLTGDKMETAINIGFACSLLRQGMKQIIITMETPEIVRLEKDGNKEAIVKALKDSIIHQINEGKKLLSSSSTESFALIIDGKSLGYALEDDVKDMFLQLAIGCGSVICCRSSPKQKALVTRLVKAGTHKVTLAIGDGANDVGMLQEADIGVGISGAEGMQAVMSSDVAIAQFRFLERLLLVHGHWCYRRISSMICYFFYKNITFGVTLFLFEAYASFSGEPAYNDWVLSLYNVIFTSLPVIALGVLDQDVSARFCLKFPMLYQEGVQNVIFSWLRIFGWMFNGICSASIIFFFCTSVLQHQAFRKSGEVIDLGILGATMYTCVVWVVNCQMALYINYFTLIQHILIWGSIAVWYLFLLVYGAITPTITTTAFMVFIEGLVPAPSYWIVTLFVVVAALIPYFTYSAVQMRFFPMYHNMIQWIRYEGWADDPEYCQAIRQRSVRPTTVGVSARLDVKVSQLTRKVHHEVHSQ